A region of the Carassius auratus strain Wakin unplaced genomic scaffold, ASM336829v1 scaf_tig00035537, whole genome shotgun sequence genome:
gggtgacATTTGCCATCACCCCGATAGATCCGCCCCTGCTGGCCACAGATCCAAAATTTCAGTGTAATAATCTTCAAGCCGCTTtttttatcactcttgctttgtgacatgtgacatcatgctggaaaatgcacgcatcatcaccaaattgctcatggttcgttggaagaagtcgctcttgcaggatgctttgataccattctttattcatggcagcgttttttgggcagaattatgagagagtcattcacacacacacgactggtctcaggatgcttcactgttggctcAACACTGGACTCATGGAGGTGTTCACTTTTCCTTCTCCGAACAACTGATGTCCCAAAGAGTCGGAAGCTCTGCACCAGTTTGTGTAACTCTGcaatgtttaattcaattcatGATGTTAATAACAAAGAATGCAATATATTTTCTTACTCTTTGCACTTTTATATCAATATGGAACAAGATTATCGtaattaaatcaatgtgataggtcaaaagtaatcagaACGTAGTCTAATTATATTATCTagaatgtgtaatgtaatggatcaCGTTACTAACTACAATGTTTGTCATCTAATCATGTAATTAATCTACCCGGCTCTGATAGTAATGTTATAAATCAGAATACATAAATGTGGCATTGGGTTATTGTCTTTATCTGATGACAGTGGTGACAAATACTAAGTTTTGATAACTATTAATATTTTAGTGAGAACTGTTGTTACTAGGGCTTTGCAATTAAATCACAAAGGCAATAAATCgtgatttaaatgtgtgtgtgtatatacaccaAATCATGTGAGCACctttgtattattatcaataacagatttagatttaataaagatttaagatttttagatttaaataaagatttaagaTTTTCTTGATTGAGAGATCTGTAAATGAGATAAGTCAAACACACGTGTGACGcagttaaatgtgtttaattataaataatgaaagcTGCTCTGCTTGGAAGCCAATGTTCATTGTCAATCATGAAGTCAGTGATGAAGATGTGAGGCCAAACTCCATGGAGAAATTAAGCCGGAGCTCCTGCTCATCACCAGATGAAGGACACCAAAGCTCTAAGGCATCAATTACACCCTTCTCCAGCTTCTCCAGCTTCTCCTTAAGCTCCAATTAAGCAGGATGCGGTGACATCACAGATGCTTGGATCCGCTGGAGCAGAAACACTGCTGCAGAACACATCAGATGAGCGATGGAGGGCTCTTCCATGGATCTTCTGGCTCTGAGACTTATCATCTCCGTCCTCGGTGTTTTAGGAAACACAGTCCTGATTATCTCCATCCTTCAAACGCCTCACCTGAAGTCCTTCGAGATCTTTCTGCTCGGACTGGCCTCAGCGAATCTGGAGGAGATCGTGATCGTGGACGTTTACGACATCTTGCTCTTGCGTTCCTCTCGCAGTATAAGTGTGTGGAGCTGCAGAGGCCTGAAGTTCCTCTCCATCTTCGGGGAGATCTCCAGCATCCTCTTCACGGTTCTCATCAGCATCTATCGCTATCAGAAGCTGCGGGACGTCCACACGCGGGTCAACCTGCCCGTGCTCATGGACCGTCTGCGCTCGGCCGTGTTTCTGTCTGTGTTCTGCGGCGCAGTGGCTCTTGTCTTCAGTTTGCCCACGCTTCTCATTAACCTGGACTGGAGTCACCTGAACTCCTCGTCTCCGGGCTGTCCGGTCGATTTCTTCCAGTGCTCATTAACCAGGTGCCCGACTCGCAACCGTCTTTACAAGTACTCCTTCCTTCTGGTGTGTAACCTGCTCCCGCTGCTGATCGTCACGCTCACGAGCACCATGATCGTCAGGAGTCTAATA
Encoded here:
- the ora6 gene encoding uncharacterized protein ora6; protein product: MEGSSMDLLALRLIISVLGVLGNTVLIISILQTPHLKSFEIFLLGLASANLEEIVIVDVYDILLLRSSRSISVWSCRGLKFLSIFGEISSILFTVLISIYRYQKLRDVHTRVNLPVLMDRLRSAVFLSVFCGAVALVFSLPTLLINLDWSHLNSSSPGCPVDFFQCSLTRCPTRNRLYKYSFLLVCNLLPLLIVTLTSTMIVRSLIVQQKTVRARQDPSAATVTSHQRSRTSSFHRSTLAILAAMTLFQLNWTVYLLLHLAFDPHTVPLWSELELFITTFYTAVSPYVYGIGNNLFNIKRFMS